From a single Dehalococcoidia bacterium genomic region:
- a CDS encoding iron chelate uptake ABC transporter family permease subunit has translation MRTVDSGAPDLRSNEDRPRFGVLTWRLNRRRLRRFPILAGSPVLLRLAIGSTVLLIICLALVLIATSVGPYTIPPARALEILLEQLHLGQADASNTEQAIVASIRLPRIVLALIVGAALGVSGAVMQGLFRNPMADPGIIGVSTGGALGAVIAIATGASALVSLALPAMSFAGATATLVLVYVVASVGGRFSMAALLLAGVAIGAFIAAVISAIILFTANLQAQREMLFWLAGGLGASTWQDVRLSLPFVILGIAVSVVLSRDLNLLMLSDEEARALGSRVSLTRNLLLVSTSLITGAAVAFSGTIAFVGLIAPHTLRLLVGADHRVLIPLSAIGGGVFLLAADTLSRTVVDPAEVPVGVVTALTGAPFFLVLLARNKARASML, from the coding sequence TTGCGAACAGTGGACTCTGGGGCGCCGGACCTGCGCTCCAACGAAGACAGGCCGCGTTTCGGCGTACTGACCTGGCGTCTAAACAGGAGGCGCCTGCGCCGTTTTCCCATACTCGCAGGTTCTCCGGTACTGCTGAGACTCGCGATTGGGTCCACGGTCCTTCTGATCATATGTCTGGCCTTGGTGCTGATAGCCACTTCTGTCGGACCGTACACTATCCCTCCGGCACGTGCCCTTGAGATACTTCTCGAGCAGTTGCATCTCGGGCAGGCCGACGCCTCCAACACCGAACAGGCAATAGTCGCCAGTATCAGACTGCCAAGAATAGTTCTGGCGCTGATAGTCGGAGCGGCGCTCGGTGTGTCCGGGGCAGTCATGCAGGGCCTCTTTCGGAATCCAATGGCGGATCCCGGCATCATTGGCGTCTCCACGGGTGGCGCCCTGGGTGCGGTGATCGCGATCGCGACAGGCGCGAGCGCACTTGTGTCGCTAGCGCTGCCCGCAATGTCATTCGCCGGTGCGACAGCAACTCTGGTGCTCGTGTACGTGGTGGCGTCCGTAGGAGGGCGGTTCTCGATGGCTGCACTCCTGCTGGCAGGGGTGGCGATAGGCGCCTTCATAGCAGCGGTGATTTCGGCCATAATCCTGTTCACCGCAAACCTCCAGGCACAGCGCGAGATGCTGTTCTGGCTGGCAGGTGGACTCGGTGCTTCAACCTGGCAGGACGTCCGACTCTCGCTGCCGTTCGTCATCCTGGGCATTGCGGTCTCTGTGGTGTTGTCCCGGGACCTGAACCTGCTAATGCTCAGCGATGAGGAGGCTCGCGCGTTGGGATCGCGTGTATCGCTCACCAGGAACCTGCTTCTGGTTTCTACTTCGCTGATTACCGGAGCCGCGGTCGCTTTCTCCGGCACGATAGCCTTCGTGGGTCTGATTGCTCCACACACGCTTCGACTGTTGGTCGGCGCCGACCACCGTGTCCTCATACCTCTCAGCGCAATTGGGGGAGGTGTGTTTCTTCTCGCTGCCGACACACTCTCGAGGACAGTGGTGGACCCGGCAGAGGTGCCGGTCGGAGTGGTTACCGCGCTGACAGGCGCTCCCTTCTTCCTGGTGCTCCTCGCCCGCAATAAAGCTCGCGCATCAATGCTGTAG
- a CDS encoding ABC transporter substrate-binding protein: MNSRLCSISLIALFAVIAAFSLVACGADSEPAEVPSVASSSAPPPTPAPEPTPVPEPTSAPPPSPTAAPAVVAVPTATSVPEPTATAAPVPTATTVPTPTAVPYPAVAGIVDPSNRGWPREIETPDGVIVIEEPPQSVLSYSLGHDEMVLAMLSTERVAAVGKFTADPAYSNIAEFASSLPIYEKGVENVLAAAPDLVIVSKYTDADIVDLIEEAGVTVVRPALESSAEGNIPNILLIGYMLGVEERALELAADIENRLSAVNDRVPPPGDDSRPVVLALTNYSDKIYAAGESTTEGGIIVAGGGVNAAAEEGLSSHQEISIESIAAMDPDVILVTQPPAFGGIQFRDELLSNAVLAAVPAVADGEVHLVDSRRYTTLSHWNVRGIENTALLLYPDLFSETEFADFEPYAGQ; the protein is encoded by the coding sequence ATGAATTCAAGACTATGCTCAATTTCCTTGATAGCCCTGTTCGCTGTAATTGCCGCCTTCAGCCTGGTGGCATGTGGGGCTGATTCCGAGCCAGCGGAAGTCCCTTCTGTTGCATCTTCCAGCGCGCCGCCGCCCACGCCTGCACCTGAGCCGACTCCTGTGCCCGAACCCACCTCGGCTCCTCCTCCGAGCCCAACGGCAGCACCGGCGGTCGTTGCGGTGCCAACTGCGACCTCTGTACCCGAGCCCACGGCCACGGCTGCACCTGTACCCACAGCCACAACGGTTCCCACGCCGACTGCTGTCCCGTATCCTGCGGTGGCGGGGATCGTGGACCCTTCCAACCGCGGCTGGCCTCGAGAGATCGAGACTCCAGACGGTGTGATAGTTATAGAGGAACCACCGCAGAGCGTGCTCTCTTACTCCCTGGGTCACGACGAGATGGTCCTCGCGATGCTGAGCACAGAACGGGTGGCCGCAGTAGGCAAGTTCACTGCCGATCCTGCCTACTCCAACATCGCGGAGTTCGCCAGCAGCCTGCCCATTTATGAGAAAGGTGTGGAGAATGTACTCGCTGCGGCCCCTGATCTCGTAATTGTCTCCAAATACACGGACGCCGACATTGTTGATCTCATCGAGGAAGCCGGAGTCACAGTAGTCCGGCCCGCCCTGGAGAGTTCAGCGGAGGGGAACATTCCGAACATCCTGCTGATTGGCTACATGCTGGGCGTGGAGGAGCGTGCGCTGGAGCTGGCCGCGGATATTGAGAACAGGCTGAGCGCAGTTAATGACCGAGTGCCTCCTCCTGGAGACGACTCGCGTCCTGTGGTCCTGGCACTGACAAACTATTCCGACAAGATCTACGCCGCCGGAGAGAGCACCACGGAAGGTGGAATAATTGTGGCCGGGGGTGGCGTGAATGCCGCGGCAGAAGAGGGACTCTCATCTCACCAGGAGATAAGCATCGAGTCCATAGCCGCGATGGACCCTGACGTTATCCTCGTTACTCAGCCACCCGCGTTTGGCGGAATCCAGTTCAGGGATGAGTTGCTCAGTAACGCAGTTCTCGCCGCGGTCCCGGCAGTCGCTGACGGCGAGGTCCACCTCGTCGACTCCCGACGTTACACTACACTCTCACACTGGAACGTAAGGGGGATCGAAAACACGGCTCTGCTTCTGTACCCTGACCTCTTTAGCGAGACTGAATTCGCCGACTTTGAACCATACGCTGGTCAGTAG
- the cobN gene encoding cobaltochelatase subunit CobN, giving the protein MIVILTTSDTDILTLDRVRSELPSGFGDTLAINPFVLVQDEDAFRKFIDEDLADAVIVLTRLLGGDNAMGERFSELEAACRDRGIPLVACSGEPVRDAVFERRSTTLAIVAQTAFEYLNHGGVANMSNLLRFLSDETQGTDYGYGPPVPMPLDGAYRPGGTDAVPLVEYRQLYCDPARPTVALLFYRAHWVSQNVEFVDAMVEALERRGCNALPVFCSSLREDDGAVFRKYLMDSEGQAAVDVVVCTHSFAMSQNRGPHVANSSDENWDVAVLERLDVPILQAIVTTEPQAIWEERDIGLSPLDIAMNIALPELDGRIITVPVSFKESVSQNGAGTGVLRRYVPNIERTESVAGLAARYAKLRGTPPAERRIAIVLSNYPTKASRLGNAVGLDTPASAINLLHAMRDADYTVEDIPSDGDELMRRLIDKCTYDADFLTPEQMRNAEGRVSAAEYAAQFAGIPADAQDSMKSDWGEPPGSVYVDDGHLFMAGLRLGNVFVGIQPPRGFGENPIAIYHSPELMPTHHYIAFYRWLRDGFGADAVVHLGKHGTLEWTPGKGVGLSASCLPEVCLPDLPHFYPFIINNPGEGTQAKRRSHAVIIDHLVPAMTTADSYGDITRCEQLMDEYARAQGMDPQKLPMLRQQIWEVVQRAKLSEDLGVDEIPDDFDDFILHIDGYICELKDAQIRDGLHTLGEAPQGEMLIGLLLALTRLNNGDVPGMRHAIGDAIGLNYEELLKDRGAPVNSSAMPKALVGANGGSPIRSAGDVVERLEAISREMYESLADAAFDGSAAERIVSDLLDDSGAVPDVLRYVSETVHPALERTTDEIDSLLRGFDGRFISPGPAGAPTRGMAGVLPTGRNFYSMDPRSIPSETSWQIGRQLADSLIERYLDDEGQYPESVGISVWGTSAMRTHGDDIAQILALIGVRPTWQEESRRVSGLEVIPIEELGRPRIDVTVRISGFFRDAFHNLILMMDDAFHRVARLDEPEDRNFIRKHYVAEVEDKASSGMNTDVAESESLFRIFGSKPGSYGAGILQAIDDGSWQSDEDLANVYTAWGSYAYGRQHHGVSAVREFQRRFAAIDVATKNQDNREHDIFDSDDYMQFHGGMIATVRVLSGENPRQFFGDSSDPSLLRTRDLKEEARRVFRSRVVNPKWMDSMKRHGYKGAFELAATVDYMFGYDATAEIIDDWMYQEVTEKYALDPEMQRFFVQSNPWALRAIAERLMEAADRQMWEEPPEEMLNELRRVYLRTEALLEDRQEQSVV; this is encoded by the coding sequence ATGATTGTAATTCTAACCACATCCGACACTGACATACTGACGCTGGATCGCGTCAGGTCTGAATTGCCTTCTGGATTCGGCGATACGCTGGCCATTAATCCCTTCGTGCTGGTACAGGACGAAGACGCCTTTAGGAAATTCATCGACGAGGACCTGGCAGACGCAGTCATCGTACTTACCCGGCTTCTCGGTGGTGATAATGCGATGGGCGAGCGGTTCTCGGAACTGGAAGCAGCCTGTCGGGATAGGGGCATTCCGCTTGTCGCGTGCTCTGGTGAACCTGTCCGCGATGCCGTCTTCGAGAGGCGTTCTACGACTCTAGCGATCGTGGCTCAGACTGCCTTCGAGTATCTCAACCACGGCGGTGTCGCCAATATGAGCAACCTGCTCAGGTTCCTGAGTGACGAGACCCAGGGAACCGACTACGGCTACGGCCCGCCCGTTCCCATGCCGCTGGACGGCGCCTACCGCCCTGGAGGAACGGATGCCGTGCCACTCGTCGAGTACAGGCAACTGTACTGCGATCCCGCGAGGCCTACAGTGGCGCTGCTCTTCTACCGGGCCCACTGGGTAAGTCAAAACGTCGAATTCGTCGACGCCATGGTGGAGGCCCTGGAACGGCGCGGCTGCAACGCCCTGCCTGTATTCTGCTCCAGTCTCCGAGAGGACGACGGAGCGGTGTTCCGCAAGTATCTGATGGACAGCGAGGGTCAGGCTGCCGTTGACGTCGTCGTCTGCACCCATAGCTTCGCGATGAGCCAGAACCGCGGTCCACACGTCGCAAACAGCTCCGACGAGAACTGGGATGTTGCCGTGCTGGAACGTCTTGACGTGCCTATTCTCCAGGCGATCGTCACGACCGAACCACAGGCGATTTGGGAAGAGCGGGACATAGGACTCAGCCCTCTGGACATCGCCATGAACATCGCGCTTCCTGAGTTGGACGGACGCATCATCACTGTGCCCGTGTCGTTCAAGGAGTCAGTCTCGCAGAACGGCGCCGGGACAGGCGTGCTGCGCCGTTATGTTCCGAACATCGAGCGCACCGAATCAGTGGCTGGTCTGGCGGCTCGGTACGCGAAACTGAGGGGCACTCCCCCGGCCGAGCGCAGGATCGCGATCGTGCTCAGCAACTATCCCACGAAGGCGTCGCGTCTGGGAAACGCCGTCGGGCTCGATACTCCGGCATCGGCAATCAACCTGCTGCACGCGATGCGCGATGCGGACTACACGGTTGAGGACATCCCTTCTGATGGCGACGAGCTGATGCGACGGCTCATTGATAAGTGTACTTACGATGCGGACTTCCTGACCCCCGAGCAGATGAGAAACGCTGAGGGAAGAGTAAGCGCAGCCGAGTACGCCGCACAGTTCGCGGGTATTCCGGCGGACGCACAGGACTCCATGAAGTCCGACTGGGGGGAGCCGCCGGGCAGCGTGTATGTCGACGACGGCCACCTCTTTATGGCGGGCCTTCGGCTTGGAAACGTTTTTGTCGGGATACAGCCGCCTCGCGGGTTTGGCGAAAATCCCATCGCCATCTATCACAGCCCTGAGCTGATGCCCACCCATCACTACATCGCGTTCTACCGATGGCTGAGAGATGGGTTTGGGGCCGATGCAGTCGTGCATCTCGGAAAGCACGGCACGCTGGAGTGGACGCCCGGCAAGGGAGTCGGACTGTCAGCCTCGTGCCTCCCAGAGGTCTGCCTGCCCGACCTGCCACACTTCTACCCGTTCATTATCAACAACCCTGGCGAGGGTACCCAGGCCAAGCGCCGCAGCCACGCTGTCATCATCGATCACCTGGTGCCCGCCATGACGACTGCCGACAGCTACGGCGACATCACCCGATGCGAGCAGCTCATGGACGAATACGCTCGCGCGCAGGGCATGGACCCGCAGAAGCTCCCCATGCTGCGTCAGCAGATCTGGGAGGTGGTGCAGAGAGCCAAGTTAAGCGAAGACCTGGGTGTGGACGAGATACCTGACGATTTCGACGACTTCATACTGCACATCGATGGCTACATCTGCGAGCTGAAGGACGCACAGATACGCGACGGTCTGCACACGCTGGGAGAGGCCCCGCAGGGTGAGATGCTGATTGGATTGCTGCTGGCCCTAACGAGGCTGAACAACGGCGATGTGCCGGGGATGCGACATGCGATCGGCGACGCGATCGGCCTGAACTACGAAGAGCTGCTGAAGGATAGAGGCGCACCGGTCAACTCCTCCGCCATGCCCAAAGCCCTTGTCGGCGCAAATGGCGGCTCACCGATTCGCAGCGCCGGTGACGTTGTGGAACGCCTTGAGGCCATATCGCGTGAGATGTATGAGAGCCTCGCCGACGCGGCGTTTGATGGCTCCGCAGCCGAGCGAATTGTCTCCGATCTGCTCGATGATAGCGGCGCGGTGCCTGACGTGCTTCGATACGTGAGTGAGACCGTCCATCCAGCCCTGGAGCGGACTACCGATGAGATCGACTCCCTGCTTCGTGGGTTCGATGGGCGCTTCATTTCGCCCGGACCCGCCGGAGCTCCGACTCGCGGCATGGCGGGTGTCCTTCCAACAGGACGCAACTTCTACTCGATGGACCCGCGTAGCATACCCTCGGAGACATCCTGGCAGATTGGCAGGCAGCTTGCGGACTCGCTCATTGAACGGTACCTGGACGATGAGGGCCAGTACCCGGAATCCGTAGGGATCAGCGTTTGGGGAACCTCGGCAATGCGTACTCACGGGGACGACATTGCCCAGATCCTGGCGCTGATTGGCGTGCGTCCGACGTGGCAGGAGGAGAGCAGGCGCGTTTCCGGCCTCGAGGTGATACCCATTGAGGAGCTTGGACGCCCCAGGATAGACGTCACCGTCCGCATAAGCGGCTTCTTTAGAGACGCCTTCCATAACCTGATCCTCATGATGGACGACGCCTTTCACAGGGTGGCCAGACTCGACGAACCTGAAGACCGGAACTTCATAAGAAAGCACTACGTTGCCGAAGTTGAAGACAAGGCCTCCTCCGGCATGAACACGGATGTCGCAGAGTCTGAATCACTGTTCAGAATCTTCGGAAGCAAGCCGGGCAGCTACGGCGCGGGAATCCTACAGGCCATAGACGACGGAAGCTGGCAGTCGGACGAGGATCTCGCGAACGTCTACACGGCGTGGGGCTCGTACGCGTACGGGAGACAGCACCACGGCGTGAGCGCAGTTCGGGAGTTCCAGCGCAGGTTTGCCGCCATCGACGTTGCCACAAAGAATCAGGACAACCGCGAGCACGACATCTTCGACTCCGACGACTACATGCAGTTCCACGGCGGAATGATAGCGACAGTCCGTGTGCTGTCGGGGGAAAACCCGCGCCAGTTCTTTGGCGACTCCTCAGACCCGAGTCTGCTCCGAACCCGAGACCTCAAGGAAGAAGCCCGGAGGGTGTTCAGGTCGCGAGTTGTCAATCCGAAGTGGATGGATTCGATGAAGCGGCACGGGTACAAGGGTGCCTTCGAGCTTGCCGCCACTGTGGACTACATGTTCGGCTACGACGCCACAGCCGAGATCATCGACGACTGGATGTACCAGGAGGTCACAGAGAAGTACGCTCTCGACCCTGAGATGCAGCGTTTCTTCGTGCAGAGCAATCCTTGGGCGCTGAGGGCCATTGCTGAACGCCTCATGGAGGCAGCTGACCGGCAGATGTGGGAGGAGCCGCCTGAAGAGATGCTGAACGAGCTTCGCCGGGTTTACCTGCGGACCGAGGCGCTTCTCGAGGATCGTCAGGAGCAATCTGTCGTATGA
- a CDS encoding magnesium chelatase subunit D family protein: MTTNVSHSSRDSVFPFSAIVGQERMKLALVLNAINPGIGGVLIRGEKGTAKSTAARSLAALLPQIDVVAGCPYSCDPSAPFDGCEFCAGDDSNAVDRQVRLVELPVSATEEAVVGKLDIEVAIREGRRSFEPGLLASAHRGILYIDEVNLLNDHVVDVLLDSAAMGRNFVEREGISFAHPARFLLIGTMNPEEGDLRPQFIDRFGLAVEIDHIQDAERRADVIRRRIAYERDPNAFQQEWEQVESAERQRIAKAMELLPAVVVDDGLVTFIAQLCASHEVDGLRADIVIYKAAQTLAAYEGRSRVIPEDVVRVAEMALLHRMRRQPLDDPELNSERLQEMAQQLMDSQSQSPESAPDDVITPEMPDVEEQPQSGSDEDVFATGELFKVRPLNLDAMDRQPRASHGRRTTSRVRDHRGRYVGAEKPDAGVTDLALDATLREAAPFQVHREAFTDSNLALKLEPWDLRQKVRESRVGNLVVFLVDSSGSMGAHQRMVAVKGAVMSLLMDAYQRRDRVAMIAFQGTTSEVVLPPTDSPRLAQQRLDNLPTGGRTPMAQALADALRLIRQQRQRSPDTPPLLAIVSDCRANVSMKSGASGTDPFDEALRVCESLKQEKVHSIVLDPSPGSDRFGLVRRVAETLGGEYVPLDDLRAAAISGAVRRAQISTDTQA; encoded by the coding sequence ATGACGACGAACGTCTCACATAGCTCGCGAGACAGCGTGTTCCCATTCAGCGCGATTGTTGGGCAGGAACGGATGAAGCTCGCACTCGTCCTGAACGCTATCAACCCCGGCATTGGCGGCGTGTTGATTCGTGGCGAGAAAGGTACTGCGAAGTCCACCGCGGCGAGGTCGCTGGCAGCGCTGCTGCCGCAGATCGACGTTGTTGCGGGATGCCCTTACAGCTGTGACCCGTCTGCGCCTTTCGACGGCTGCGAGTTTTGTGCCGGAGATGACAGCAACGCGGTCGACAGGCAGGTACGACTGGTTGAGCTGCCCGTGAGTGCGACGGAAGAGGCCGTGGTCGGAAAGCTCGACATCGAGGTGGCGATCCGCGAGGGCCGTCGCAGCTTCGAGCCTGGCCTGCTCGCGTCGGCGCACAGGGGCATCCTGTACATCGACGAAGTCAATCTGCTCAACGACCACGTCGTGGATGTGCTGCTCGATTCTGCGGCCATGGGACGTAATTTCGTCGAGCGCGAGGGGATTTCGTTCGCCCACCCGGCGCGGTTCCTGCTGATCGGCACAATGAACCCCGAGGAGGGAGATCTGCGTCCGCAGTTCATAGACCGGTTCGGGCTTGCGGTTGAGATCGACCACATCCAGGACGCCGAGCGACGGGCTGATGTAATCCGGCGTCGCATCGCATACGAACGCGATCCGAATGCCTTCCAGCAAGAGTGGGAGCAGGTGGAATCGGCTGAACGACAGCGCATAGCAAAAGCCATGGAACTCCTGCCGGCTGTCGTAGTAGACGATGGCCTCGTGACGTTCATCGCCCAGCTCTGCGCCAGTCACGAGGTAGACGGACTGCGCGCCGACATCGTCATATACAAGGCGGCCCAGACTCTTGCCGCTTACGAGGGCAGAAGTCGCGTCATTCCAGAGGACGTTGTGAGAGTGGCTGAAATGGCCCTGCTGCACAGGATGCGCCGCCAGCCCCTCGACGACCCGGAACTCAACAGTGAGCGGCTGCAGGAGATGGCCCAGCAGCTTATGGACTCGCAATCCCAGTCTCCCGAGTCCGCGCCGGATGATGTCATAACCCCGGAGATGCCAGATGTCGAGGAGCAGCCACAGTCCGGCTCTGACGAGGACGTGTTCGCCACGGGGGAGCTGTTCAAGGTTCGTCCTTTGAATCTCGATGCAATGGACAGACAGCCCCGTGCAAGTCATGGCAGACGCACCACGAGCCGCGTTCGCGATCATCGCGGCCGGTATGTGGGAGCGGAGAAACCAGATGCCGGCGTCACCGACCTGGCCCTGGATGCCACGCTCCGCGAGGCGGCGCCTTTCCAGGTGCACAGAGAAGCGTTCACCGACAGCAACCTCGCCCTGAAGTTGGAACCGTGGGATCTGCGTCAAAAGGTGCGTGAGTCCCGAGTGGGCAATCTCGTGGTCTTTCTCGTCGACTCCAGCGGCTCGATGGGCGCGCACCAGCGAATGGTGGCCGTCAAGGGCGCGGTTATGTCACTGCTGATGGACGCATATCAACGTCGAGACCGCGTCGCAATGATCGCGTTTCAGGGTACGACCTCCGAGGTGGTGCTGCCACCAACGGACAGCCCCAGGCTTGCGCAGCAGCGTCTCGACAACCTCCCGACAGGTGGACGAACGCCGATGGCGCAGGCCCTGGCGGACGCCCTCCGGCTCATCAGACAGCAGCGTCAACGCAGCCCAGACACTCCGCCTCTGTTGGCAATTGTTTCCGACTGCCGGGCCAATGTGAGTATGAAGAGTGGTGCCTCCGGCACGGACCCATTCGACGAAGCCCTAAGAGTGTGCGAGAGCCTGAAGCAGGAGAAGGTACATTCCATTGTCCTTGATCCTTCGCCGGGCTCCGACCGCTTCGGTCTCGTAAGGCGCGTCGCCGAAACGTTGGGAGGTGAATACGTACCCCTTGACGACCTGCGGGCGGCTGCGATCAGCGGCGCCGTCCGGCGGGCCCAAATCAGCACGGATACGCAAGCCTAG
- a CDS encoding CbtA family protein, translating to MQRVILRAVMVGVVAGLIVGVFHNIFTVPVIERAIALEEERAAVVVTAVASEEEETPLVSLGAQRVGLAIGMGILGVVFGLVFAGAYGLLRLALPDSAPIAQAIIAGLLGFWALSFLVSLKFPFVPPGVGSEDTLFFRQGFHLLFYALSALGVAGVILAVNEIHGSVYSEAMHLRLYALTGILYGAFLLAIFWIIPGNPDPVEVPAELLLEFNHVSLVGHLLTWGLMAMGFAYLLRQDLSSNNG from the coding sequence ATGCAACGCGTAATTTTGCGCGCCGTTATGGTGGGGGTTGTGGCAGGCCTGATTGTGGGGGTGTTCCATAACATCTTCACGGTGCCGGTCATAGAGCGTGCCATAGCACTTGAGGAGGAACGCGCCGCTGTAGTTGTGACCGCTGTCGCATCAGAGGAGGAGGAGACACCGCTTGTCTCCCTCGGGGCTCAGCGTGTTGGCCTGGCCATCGGCATGGGTATACTCGGGGTTGTGTTCGGGCTGGTGTTTGCCGGAGCTTATGGCTTACTGCGGCTGGCGCTGCCGGACTCTGCCCCGATTGCTCAGGCGATCATAGCGGGGCTGCTCGGATTCTGGGCATTGTCGTTCCTGGTGTCGCTGAAGTTTCCCTTCGTACCGCCGGGTGTCGGCTCCGAAGACACCCTTTTCTTCAGGCAGGGTTTTCACCTGCTGTTCTATGCCCTGTCTGCGCTCGGCGTAGCTGGGGTCATACTTGCGGTGAATGAGATACATGGAAGCGTATACTCTGAGGCGATGCATCTGCGGCTGTACGCGTTGACTGGCATCTTATATGGGGCGTTCCTGCTCGCCATATTCTGGATCATTCCCGGGAACCCCGACCCTGTTGAGGTACCCGCCGAACTGCTGCTGGAGTTTAATCATGTCTCCCTCGTTGGCCACCTGCTGACCTGGGGACTCATGGCGATGGGCTTCGCCTACCTGCTGAGACAGGACCTGTCTTCTAACAATGGCTGA
- the cobO gene encoding cob(I)yrinic acid a,c-diamide adenosyltransferase produces the protein MTTDTDPTREPQSVKGPRINKGLVVVNTGNGKGKTTAALGVLFRSWGRNMRVQMFQFLKHTGARFGEKRAADKLGIPINALGDGFTWLSKDMDHTEDLARQQWEVCREAILSDEHDVIILDEFTYPMHYGWVPVEDVLETLKKKPHMLHVIITGRYAPDALVEFADLVTEMREIKHPYKEQGIKAQPGLEF, from the coding sequence ATGACAACTGACACTGATCCGACCAGGGAACCACAGTCCGTAAAGGGACCCCGCATCAACAAGGGACTGGTTGTCGTGAACACTGGCAACGGGAAAGGCAAGACGACCGCCGCGCTCGGCGTACTGTTCCGGTCCTGGGGACGGAACATGCGCGTTCAGATGTTCCAGTTCCTGAAACACACGGGAGCCCGCTTCGGAGAGAAGCGCGCCGCGGACAAGCTGGGAATACCGATCAATGCATTGGGCGACGGCTTTACCTGGCTCTCCAAGGACATGGACCACACCGAAGACCTTGCGCGCCAACAATGGGAGGTATGCAGGGAGGCGATCCTGTCAGATGAGCACGATGTAATCATCCTCGACGAGTTTACTTACCCGATGCACTACGGCTGGGTGCCGGTAGAGGATGTCCTAGAGACCCTGAAGAAGAAGCCTCACATGCTGCACGTCATCATTACGGGCAGGTACGCGCCAGATGCACTCGTCGAGTTCGCCGACCTCGTTACCGAGATGCGCGAGATCAAGCACCCGTACAAGGAACAGGGGATCAAAGCTCAGCCGGGGCTGGAGTTCTGA
- a CDS encoding GHMP kinase, translating to MRVTRAVAKVPGSCGELAQGLIDGNHFLVSCPIDMYATASVEVSAWSGRVCAPMDSPKARQSVEQTLKHFGRSDLDVNLSLSSTLPRGKGMASSTADVSASIAATAAALGESDAMPPSEIARLSLMVEPSDGLMLPGISLIDHRHGTTARTIGEAPPMRVVVLDFGGGVDTLEFNNVDREDTLRELQPRFEEALAMIVRGIEDGRAEDVAAGATLSAVANQHVLFKPQLEAVMKQAEELGALGVNVAHSGTIIGMLFDDDFALAESAVSHLRDGTLGVRQIYDRRVVNGGACLVEDAVLWQP from the coding sequence ATGAGAGTAACCAGGGCGGTTGCCAAGGTGCCAGGTAGCTGCGGCGAGCTAGCGCAGGGGCTAATCGACGGCAACCACTTTTTGGTGAGCTGTCCCATCGACATGTATGCGACTGCGTCAGTCGAGGTTTCAGCATGGAGCGGCAGGGTCTGCGCCCCAATGGATTCGCCTAAAGCTCGCCAGTCGGTCGAGCAGACGTTGAAGCACTTCGGTCGATCAGACCTGGACGTCAATCTAAGCTTGTCCAGCACGCTGCCTCGTGGAAAGGGCATGGCAAGTAGTACCGCAGATGTATCGGCCTCGATAGCGGCAACTGCTGCTGCTCTAGGTGAGTCCGATGCGATGCCTCCTTCGGAAATTGCACGCCTGTCCCTGATGGTCGAACCCAGCGACGGGCTTATGCTGCCGGGCATTTCATTAATTGATCATAGGCACGGCACGACAGCCCGCACTATCGGTGAAGCTCCGCCCATGCGCGTGGTGGTTCTCGACTTCGGCGGCGGTGTCGACACGCTGGAGTTTAACAACGTAGACAGGGAAGACACACTCAGAGAATTGCAGCCGAGGTTCGAGGAAGCCCTGGCGATGATCGTCAGAGGGATCGAAGACGGGAGGGCTGAGGACGTGGCGGCGGGCGCGACTCTCAGTGCTGTCGCCAACCAGCACGTGTTGTTCAAGCCTCAGTTGGAAGCTGTAATGAAGCAAGCTGAAGAGCTCGGAGCTCTAGGAGTAAACGTTGCACACAGTGGAACTATCATCGGAATGCTGTTCGACGACGATTTTGCTCTCGCAGAAAGCGCAGTCTCGCACTTACGCGATGGCACTTTGGGAGTCAGGCAGATCTACGATCGGCGAGTCGTGAATGGAGGAGCGTGCCTGGTGGAGGACGCAGTCCTATGGCAACCATAA